In Arthrobacter sp. PAMC25284, a single genomic region encodes these proteins:
- the cobA gene encoding uroporphyrinogen-III C-methyltransferase — protein sequence MQLSIDLSGREVLVTGSDSAARQAVRRFEAAGAVVSRLSTPQGAGQDGPLPERPFLVAAVDDGQPGWEALLDRCRTVGILVSAEPAAGPAGHITLVGGGPGSAELLTVAAVAALRDADVVFYDRLAPCQELPALTSAELVDVGKKPGHHKVSQSDIEKLMVESALAGNNVVRLKGGDPYVFGRGGEEVASCVAAGVPVRVISGVTSAISVPAAAGIPVTHREVSHMFTVVSGHAPLTEKEHTHLAGLGGTIVVLMGIGTLHQLAAGLRRAGMRADMPMAVVERGYRPGQRTTIADLGTIATAAAGCSNPAVLVIGDVVKVAETNRGTAGAAADLDRLAASLMEA from the coding sequence ATGCAGCTCAGCATCGATCTCAGCGGCCGCGAAGTCCTCGTCACGGGTTCGGATTCCGCCGCCCGCCAGGCCGTCCGCCGCTTCGAGGCGGCCGGAGCTGTCGTCTCACGGCTGAGCACTCCCCAGGGCGCCGGCCAGGATGGTCCGCTGCCGGAACGGCCGTTCCTGGTGGCCGCCGTCGACGACGGCCAGCCCGGCTGGGAGGCCCTGCTGGACCGGTGCCGCACCGTCGGAATCCTTGTCTCGGCCGAACCCGCTGCGGGTCCGGCCGGCCACATCACGCTCGTGGGCGGCGGCCCCGGCAGCGCCGAGCTGCTGACCGTCGCCGCGGTGGCGGCGCTGCGGGACGCCGACGTCGTCTTCTACGACCGGCTTGCGCCCTGCCAGGAATTGCCCGCCCTGACCTCGGCGGAGCTCGTCGACGTGGGCAAGAAGCCCGGCCACCACAAGGTCAGCCAGTCCGACATCGAGAAGCTCATGGTCGAGAGCGCCCTCGCGGGCAACAACGTGGTCCGGCTCAAAGGCGGCGATCCGTACGTCTTCGGCCGCGGCGGTGAGGAAGTTGCCTCCTGCGTGGCGGCCGGCGTTCCGGTCCGCGTGATCTCCGGGGTCACGAGTGCCATCTCCGTCCCGGCCGCGGCCGGGATCCCGGTCACGCACCGCGAGGTCAGCCATATGTTCACCGTGGTTTCCGGCCACGCCCCGCTGACGGAGAAGGAACACACCCACCTTGCCGGACTCGGCGGGACGATCGTGGTCCTGATGGGTATTGGCACCCTGCACCAGCTGGCGGCCGGTCTCCGCCGCGCCGGCATGCGCGCTGATATGCCGATGGCCGTCGTCGAACGCGGCTACCGTCCCGGCCAGCGCACCACCATCGCCGATCTTGGCACCATCGCCACCGCCGCCGCCGGCTGCTCCAACCCGGCCGTTCTGGTGATAGGCGACGTCGTGAAAGTGGCCGAAACCAACCGCGGCACGGCCGGGGCCGCGGCGGACCTGGACCGTCTGGCCGCCTCCCTGATGGAGGCGTGA
- the deoC gene encoding deoxyribose-phosphate aldolase: protein MSNEATAAGSTTPATRDSAPNIAAYIDHTLLKPEASEAEVLKVCTEAAEYRFKSVCVNPVWVKTVHTALKGSGVLTCSVIGFPLGATPSDVKAFEARGAVLDGAEEIDMVINIAAARANDKGALVEDIAAVAQAVHDGGAILKVIIETALLTDDQKVLACEAAVEAGADFVKTSTGFNGGGATAGDVALMRRTVGPDLGVKASGGVRSLADAQAMIAAGATRIGASSGIAIVKGEQGSSAY from the coding sequence ATGAGCAACGAAGCCACGGCTGCCGGAAGCACCACCCCCGCAACCCGGGACAGCGCACCGAACATTGCCGCCTATATCGACCACACCCTGCTCAAGCCCGAGGCCAGCGAGGCGGAGGTCCTCAAAGTCTGCACCGAGGCGGCCGAGTACCGGTTCAAGTCCGTCTGCGTCAACCCGGTCTGGGTCAAGACCGTCCACACCGCCCTCAAGGGCTCGGGCGTGCTGACGTGCTCCGTTATTGGGTTTCCGCTGGGCGCCACGCCGAGCGACGTCAAGGCCTTCGAAGCCCGCGGAGCCGTCCTGGACGGCGCGGAAGAGATCGATATGGTGATCAACATTGCCGCCGCCCGCGCCAATGACAAGGGCGCACTGGTGGAGGACATCGCCGCGGTTGCCCAGGCCGTCCACGACGGCGGGGCCATTCTGAAAGTCATCATCGAAACGGCCCTGCTGACCGATGACCAGAAGGTCCTGGCCTGCGAAGCGGCGGTCGAAGCGGGGGCGGACTTCGTGAAGACCTCCACCGGTTTCAACGGCGGTGGCGCCACAGCCGGGGACGTCGCGCTCATGCGCCGCACAGTGGGCCCGGACCTGGGGGTTAAGGCCTCCGGCGGAGTGCGCTCCCTCGCCGACGCACAGGCTATGATTGCTGCAGGTGCAACACGTATTGGCGCCAGCTCAGGCATCGCGATCGTCAAGGGTGAACAGGGTTCGTCCGCGTACTGA
- a CDS encoding purine-nucleoside phosphorylase has protein sequence MSTTEFLNTDPFDAARNAAAYIAEETGVDAHDVALVLGSGWGDAADLIGETTATLSAAEIPGFSAPAVEGHVGTIRSVLTKDGKRALVLGARTHYYEGKGVRAVVHGVRTAAAAGCKTLVLTNGCGGLNENWTPGTPVLISDHINLTATSPLEGATFVDLTDLYSSRIRGLAREVDPTLDEGVYAQFTGPHYETPAEVQYAKRIGAELVGMSTALEAIAGRHAGMEVFGISLVTNLAAGISPVPLSHGEVLEAGQAAGPRISALLAEIIAKL, from the coding sequence GTGAGTACAACAGAATTCCTGAACACAGATCCCTTTGATGCCGCCCGCAACGCCGCGGCCTACATCGCCGAAGAGACGGGCGTGGATGCCCACGACGTCGCGCTTGTGCTCGGCTCGGGCTGGGGTGACGCCGCCGACCTGATCGGCGAGACCACTGCCACCCTGTCCGCCGCAGAAATCCCGGGCTTCTCGGCGCCGGCCGTGGAAGGCCACGTAGGCACGATCCGCTCGGTACTGACCAAGGACGGCAAACGCGCCCTGGTCCTGGGTGCCCGCACCCATTACTACGAGGGCAAGGGCGTCCGCGCCGTGGTCCACGGGGTCCGCACCGCCGCGGCCGCCGGCTGCAAGACCCTCGTCCTGACCAACGGCTGCGGCGGCCTGAACGAGAACTGGACGCCCGGCACCCCGGTCCTCATCAGCGACCACATCAACCTCACGGCCACCTCACCGCTCGAGGGTGCCACTTTCGTGGACCTGACGGACCTCTATTCCTCCCGGATCCGCGGCCTCGCCCGCGAGGTGGATCCGACCCTGGACGAGGGCGTTTACGCGCAGTTCACCGGCCCGCACTACGAGACGCCGGCCGAGGTGCAGTACGCGAAGCGGATCGGCGCCGAACTGGTGGGCATGTCCACCGCGCTCGAGGCCATTGCCGGCCGCCATGCGGGCATGGAGGTCTTCGGCATCTCCCTCGTGACCAACCTTGCTGCCGGCATCAGCCCGGTGCCGTTGAGCCACGGCGAAGTCCTCGAAGCCGGCCAGGCTGCCGGGCCGCGGATCTCGGCGCTGCTCGCGGAGATTATCGCCAAGCTCTGA
- a CDS encoding Rrf2 family transcriptional regulator: protein MGRGVEWALHSCVNMAWTPAGDAVNSARLAAYYQLPAEYLKKQLQALVRAGILTSVSGPGGGFHLARRPENITVLDIVLALEGPEPAFRCEAILGSVPEPEAQENFARTCLISQTMRQAELAWRQALARQTIAGIADSIERRFPAVKAKALHFLAAED, encoded by the coding sequence ATGGGGCGTGGTGTGGAATGGGCCCTCCACAGTTGCGTGAACATGGCCTGGACCCCGGCCGGCGACGCGGTCAACAGTGCCCGGCTGGCGGCGTACTACCAGCTCCCGGCCGAATACCTGAAGAAACAACTCCAAGCGCTCGTCCGCGCCGGGATTCTGACCTCTGTCTCAGGCCCGGGTGGTGGTTTCCACCTCGCCCGCCGACCGGAAAACATCACGGTCCTGGACATCGTCCTGGCTCTGGAGGGCCCGGAGCCCGCGTTCCGCTGCGAGGCGATCCTGGGCAGTGTCCCGGAACCGGAAGCACAGGAGAACTTCGCCCGGACGTGCCTGATTTCGCAGACCATGCGCCAGGCCGAACTGGCGTGGCGGCAGGCGCTGGCACGCCAGACGATCGCCGGGATCGCCGACTCGATAGAGCGGCGGTTCCCGGCGGTCAAGGCCAAGGCCCTGCATTTCCTGGCCGCGGAGGACTAG
- a CDS encoding flavodoxin domain-containing protein produces the protein MATVYVPYGTVEGQTAKIAEYIAGVIRSHGHEATTADIKSAGDGLPDGVDAVIVGASVHIGKHESQVRDFVRTNREALQRLPSALFSVSLAAAHGGEQEAERYVEKFEAATGWRPARVGLFGGALLYTHYGFVTKQVMKTIASRAGTGDTDTTRDYVYTEWDGVKHFTEDFLEGLGS, from the coding sequence ATGGCCACGGTCTATGTCCCGTACGGGACGGTCGAAGGACAAACAGCAAAAATCGCCGAGTATATTGCCGGGGTGATCCGCAGTCACGGACATGAGGCAACGACCGCTGACATTAAGTCGGCCGGAGACGGCCTTCCCGACGGTGTGGATGCCGTCATCGTCGGGGCGTCTGTCCATATCGGCAAACACGAAAGCCAGGTCCGGGACTTCGTGCGGACCAACCGTGAGGCCCTCCAGCGCCTGCCGTCCGCGCTGTTCTCGGTCAGCCTCGCCGCCGCCCACGGCGGGGAGCAGGAGGCGGAACGCTATGTGGAGAAATTCGAGGCGGCGACCGGGTGGCGTCCGGCCCGCGTTGGCTTGTTCGGCGGCGCACTGCTTTACACCCACTACGGGTTCGTGACGAAGCAGGTGATGAAGACGATCGCTAGCCGCGCGGGCACCGGGGACACGGACACCACGCGCGATTACGTCTATACCGAATGGGACGGCGTGAAGCATTTCACCGAGGACTTCCTGGAAGGCCTGGGATCCTGA
- a CDS encoding pyridine nucleotide-disulfide oxidoreductase → MSVSAATAAPTVSAAAGPSAAAHSTAPSGTAPPGHRIVIAGAGPAARELVRSLTRTPFAGVITVLSNRDDAPAELLELAALPRVSVRFGQPASFVDPMGRLVTTTDGLEFGYDELVIATGAGPAEAPVEGGAGCLSYSTIDDAGLLGETVRDIALVLGRRPLGILVGTGAAAGQSEAVLRARGVRPVRTTLRPSAALPPVPGSALLSTGIVFADGSSMSGDLVVLAEERVARDGLAASAGLATAAGGGIVIGQDFRTSVPGIWALRDAAAYDGVRLGLLLSAGTAAAACASHLLHATASGRAGDSVPWPAAGPDAVAA, encoded by the coding sequence ATGTCCGTTAGCGCAGCGACCGCCGCACCGACCGTATCCGCCGCCGCGGGGCCATCCGCCGCGGCGCACTCCACCGCACCGTCCGGCACGGCACCGCCCGGGCACCGAATCGTGATTGCCGGCGCCGGCCCGGCCGCCCGGGAGCTGGTCCGCAGCCTCACGCGGACGCCGTTCGCCGGTGTCATCACGGTGCTCAGCAACCGGGACGACGCTCCTGCCGAGCTCTTGGAACTCGCCGCCCTGCCCCGGGTGTCCGTGCGTTTCGGCCAGCCGGCCAGCTTCGTTGACCCCATGGGCCGGCTCGTGACCACCACGGACGGGCTCGAATTCGGCTATGACGAACTGGTCATTGCCACCGGCGCCGGCCCCGCAGAAGCTCCGGTGGAGGGCGGCGCCGGGTGCCTGAGCTATTCCACAATCGACGACGCCGGCCTGCTGGGCGAAACGGTCCGGGACATTGCCCTGGTCCTGGGCCGGCGGCCGCTGGGCATCCTCGTCGGCACCGGCGCGGCGGCGGGCCAGTCGGAAGCGGTCCTGCGGGCCCGCGGTGTCCGGCCGGTCCGCACGACCCTCCGTCCCTCCGCTGCCCTGCCACCCGTCCCCGGGTCGGCCCTGCTCTCCACCGGCATCGTCTTTGCCGACGGATCCAGCATGAGCGGTGACCTTGTTGTCCTGGCCGAGGAGCGCGTTGCCCGGGACGGACTGGCGGCCAGCGCCGGACTGGCGACGGCAGCCGGGGGCGGCATTGTGATCGGCCAGGATTTCCGGACCTCCGTGCCGGGTATCTGGGCGCTCAGGGACGCCGCAGCCTACGACGGCGTCCGGCTGGGTCTCCTGCTTTCGGCGGGAACGGCGGCGGCGGCCTGCGCCTCACACCTGCTGCATGCGACAGCATCAGGACGCGCGGGGGACTCTGTGCCGTGGCCTGCGGCAGGACCGGATGCAGTGGCCGCGTAG
- a CDS encoding NAD(P)H-quinone dehydrogenase, producing MTMHPDFSSPRIAILGGGPGGYEAAMVAASLGAQVTVIERAGLGGSAVLTDVVPSKTLIATADLMTRVSEAGELGVKFDVDGGDCLPTMRADLKHINNRLLGLARNQSEDIRKGLENQNVRIMIGSGRMLDNHTIEVQTAGGTETIEADAILLAVGAHPRELPTARPDGERILNWTQIYNMDELPEDLIVVGSGVTGAEFASAYNGLGSKVTLISSRDRVLPGSDTDAAEVLEGVFERRGLTVLSRSRAESVERTEDGVVATLGDGSTVTGSHCLVCVGSIPNTDGLGLEEAGVAVTESGHIKVDGVSRTTAPNIYAAGDCTGILALASVAAMQGRIAVAHFLGDAVMPLKLHQVASNIFTSPEIANVGVSEAEIDSGKYQADVVKLPLRSNARAKMRNHRDGFVKIFARKGSGTVIGGVVVGPNASELIFPIALAVTQKLHVDDVASTFTVYPSLSGSISEAARRLHVRM from the coding sequence GTGACTATGCATCCCGATTTCAGCTCACCCCGCATCGCAATCCTCGGCGGAGGGCCCGGCGGCTACGAAGCCGCCATGGTCGCCGCCTCACTGGGGGCCCAGGTCACCGTCATTGAACGGGCCGGCCTTGGCGGCTCGGCGGTGCTGACTGACGTAGTGCCGTCCAAGACCCTGATCGCGACGGCGGATCTGATGACCCGAGTCAGCGAGGCGGGGGAGCTGGGCGTCAAGTTCGACGTCGACGGCGGCGACTGCCTGCCGACGATGCGCGCGGACCTTAAGCACATCAACAACCGGCTGCTGGGCCTGGCCCGGAACCAGTCCGAGGACATCCGCAAGGGCCTGGAGAACCAGAACGTGCGGATCATGATCGGGTCCGGCCGGATGCTGGACAACCACACGATCGAAGTCCAGACCGCCGGGGGCACCGAAACCATTGAGGCCGACGCGATCCTGCTCGCCGTCGGCGCGCACCCGCGCGAGCTGCCCACCGCCCGGCCGGATGGCGAGCGGATCCTGAACTGGACCCAGATCTACAACATGGACGAGCTTCCGGAGGACCTCATCGTGGTCGGCTCCGGCGTCACCGGCGCCGAATTCGCCTCCGCCTACAACGGCCTGGGCTCCAAGGTAACCCTGATTTCCAGCCGTGACCGCGTGCTGCCCGGGTCCGACACCGACGCCGCTGAGGTCCTTGAAGGCGTCTTCGAACGCCGCGGGCTCACGGTGCTCTCCCGCTCACGCGCCGAATCGGTAGAACGCACCGAGGACGGCGTTGTGGCCACCCTCGGTGACGGCTCCACCGTCACCGGCAGCCACTGCCTGGTCTGTGTCGGGTCCATCCCGAACACCGACGGGCTGGGACTGGAGGAAGCCGGCGTCGCGGTCACCGAGAGCGGTCACATCAAAGTCGATGGCGTCTCCCGCACCACTGCCCCAAACATCTACGCGGCCGGCGACTGCACCGGCATCCTGGCGTTGGCTTCCGTAGCTGCAATGCAGGGCAGGATCGCGGTGGCGCACTTCCTGGGCGACGCCGTGATGCCGCTGAAGTTGCACCAGGTGGCGTCCAACATTTTCACCTCGCCCGAAATCGCCAACGTGGGCGTCTCCGAGGCGGAGATCGATTCCGGTAAGTACCAGGCCGACGTTGTGAAGCTGCCGCTGCGCAGCAACGCCCGCGCCAAGATGCGAAACCACCGCGACGGCTTCGTCAAAATCTTCGCCCGCAAGGGCTCCGGCACCGTGATCGGCGGCGTGGTTGTGGGGCCAAACGCCTCCGAGCTGATCTTCCCGATCGCCCTCGCCGTGACCCAGAAACTGCACGTCGACGACGTCGCCAGCACCTTTACGGTGTACCCGTCGCTGAGCGGGTCCATCTCCGAAGCGGCCCGGCGCCTGCACGTGAGGATGTAG
- a CDS encoding uroporphyrinogen-III synthase, with protein sequence MNAIAPPSPPLNARQPDELQPDGSLPEGDTAARADQPLEGFRIGVTSDRRSQDLIEALERRGAEVLHAPALKIAPVQEDLRLIEDTRAIIDARPDLCIATTAYGMRRWCEAADTFGIGEQLLETLGACRMFVRGPKARGAVRAAGLADVGISSDETTATLVDMLLAEGVRGKTVAVQLHGYTDVRQLERLRMSGATVLTVTPYRWVKPDGEDRLPRLIEAVCSGNLDVLTFTSAPAVDALWSTAHEMGMYRQLVECLKTTVTTAVVGPVTAQPLLDVGLHPLIPERYRMGALIRLVCEHLALNHVRRLDTVHGSLELRGRSLRIDGEVVELAPAPLLLLRALLGAGGAVLSRESLADLLELRGSVHALDMTVSRLRSALPDGRLIETVVKRGYRIRT encoded by the coding sequence GTGAACGCGATCGCACCGCCATCCCCGCCCCTGAACGCCCGCCAGCCGGACGAGCTCCAGCCGGACGGCTCTCTGCCGGAAGGGGACACCGCGGCGAGGGCGGACCAGCCGTTGGAGGGATTCCGGATCGGGGTCACCTCGGACCGGCGGTCCCAGGACCTGATCGAGGCCCTCGAACGGCGCGGCGCGGAAGTGCTGCACGCCCCGGCGCTGAAGATCGCCCCCGTGCAGGAGGACCTGCGCCTGATCGAGGACACCCGGGCCATCATCGACGCCAGACCGGACCTCTGCATCGCTACGACCGCCTACGGCATGCGCCGCTGGTGCGAGGCCGCGGACACCTTCGGGATCGGCGAACAACTGCTGGAGACGCTTGGGGCCTGCCGCATGTTCGTCCGCGGACCCAAGGCCCGCGGCGCGGTCCGCGCGGCAGGGCTGGCCGACGTCGGCATCAGCAGCGACGAAACCACCGCCACCCTGGTGGATATGCTCCTCGCCGAGGGAGTGCGCGGAAAGACAGTTGCGGTCCAGCTGCACGGTTACACCGATGTGCGCCAGCTGGAGCGGCTGCGGATGTCCGGCGCCACGGTCCTGACGGTTACGCCCTACCGCTGGGTAAAGCCCGACGGCGAGGACCGGCTGCCGCGGCTGATCGAGGCAGTCTGCAGCGGCAACCTTGACGTGCTGACCTTCACGAGTGCCCCCGCCGTCGATGCGCTGTGGAGCACCGCGCACGAGATGGGGATGTACCGGCAGCTGGTGGAGTGCCTGAAAACCACGGTGACGACCGCCGTCGTCGGCCCTGTCACCGCCCAGCCGCTGCTCGACGTCGGTTTGCACCCGCTGATCCCTGAGCGGTACCGGATGGGAGCGCTGATCCGGCTGGTCTGCGAGCACCTCGCCCTGAACCACGTCCGCCGGCTGGACACGGTGCACGGCAGCCTGGAGCTCCGGGGCCGTTCGCTCCGGATCGACGGCGAGGTCGTGGAGCTGGCGCCCGCGCCGCTGCTGCTCCTGCGTGCCCTGCTGGGTGCCGGCGGTGCCGTCCTGAGCCGGGAATCCCTCGCCGACCTGCTGGAACTGCGCGGCTCTGTGCATGCCCTGGACATGACGGTCAGCCGGCTAAGATCCGCACTGCCGGACGGCCGCCTGATCGAGACCGTAGTGAAGCGGGGCTACCGGATCCGGACCTGA
- a CDS encoding phospho-sugar mutase: MTSTDADFSRLLADARTWAGQDPDPATATALTELIRQTEDGAAAAGQELADSFRGTLQFGTAGLRAALGPGPNRMNRVVVRRAAAGFTAFLTETVGNASPGTRPRAVVGYDARYNSDIFAEETAAILTAAGVETFLMPSALPTPLLAYAVRALNCDGGVMVTASHNPPQDNGYKVYLGRHAVEDSGRGAQIVAPYDALIAARIDAVGATASIPLAANGWTVLDESVAADYRAAVAGLAAPAHFPARALKIVLTPMHGVGGETAVSVLNAAGFADVTVVSEQSEPDPDFPTVSFPNPEEPGALDLALELAGGLDADLVIANDPDADRAAVAAKDPDTGLWRMLRGDEVGALLGAHVAARLDAAGEDPTGVFANSIVSSRLLARIATSAGYTHEETLTGFKWIARVPGLRYGYEEALGYCVAPELVRDKDGISAAVLIAELAAAAKADGKTVFDTLDELYLVHGLHASDQLSIRVADLGLLDAMMNRLRVSPPESFGGSAVDAVTDLAEGSEHLPPTEGLLYLTRDLSRVIIRPSGTEPKLKCYLEVIRSVDSAAELPEARLQARAALDAVLADVREALGL, encoded by the coding sequence ATGACGTCAACGGATGCCGATTTCAGCCGCTTGCTCGCCGATGCCCGCACCTGGGCCGGCCAGGATCCGGACCCTGCCACCGCGACAGCCCTCACGGAGCTGATCCGGCAGACGGAGGACGGAGCCGCCGCAGCCGGCCAGGAACTCGCGGACAGCTTCCGCGGCACGCTGCAGTTCGGCACCGCCGGGTTGCGCGCCGCACTGGGTCCAGGCCCCAACCGGATGAACCGGGTGGTGGTGCGCCGCGCCGCCGCCGGCTTCACCGCGTTCCTGACCGAGACGGTGGGCAATGCCTCCCCGGGCACCCGGCCGCGCGCCGTCGTCGGCTATGACGCCCGCTACAACTCCGATATCTTCGCCGAAGAAACCGCCGCGATCCTCACCGCCGCCGGTGTTGAGACCTTCCTGATGCCGTCCGCGCTGCCGACCCCACTGCTTGCCTACGCCGTCCGGGCGCTCAACTGCGACGGCGGCGTGATGGTCACGGCCAGCCACAACCCGCCGCAGGACAACGGCTATAAGGTCTACCTGGGCCGGCACGCCGTCGAGGACAGCGGCCGCGGCGCCCAGATCGTGGCACCCTACGACGCCCTCATCGCGGCCAGGATCGATGCCGTCGGCGCCACCGCCTCCATCCCGCTCGCCGCAAACGGCTGGACCGTCCTGGACGAGTCAGTTGCGGCGGACTACCGGGCCGCCGTCGCCGGGCTCGCGGCACCGGCGCACTTCCCCGCCCGGGCCCTGAAAATTGTTTTGACACCGATGCACGGCGTCGGCGGCGAAACCGCGGTATCGGTGCTGAACGCCGCCGGCTTCGCCGACGTCACGGTCGTCAGCGAGCAGTCCGAACCGGACCCTGACTTCCCCACCGTGAGCTTCCCGAACCCCGAGGAACCCGGCGCGTTGGATCTGGCCCTCGAACTCGCCGGCGGTCTGGACGCTGACCTCGTGATCGCCAACGACCCCGACGCCGATCGGGCCGCCGTCGCGGCAAAGGACCCGGACACCGGTCTTTGGCGCATGCTGCGCGGCGACGAAGTCGGAGCGCTGCTGGGGGCGCACGTCGCCGCACGGCTCGACGCCGCCGGCGAGGACCCGACAGGGGTCTTCGCAAACTCGATCGTGTCCTCACGGCTGCTCGCGCGGATCGCGACGTCGGCCGGCTACACCCACGAGGAAACCCTGACCGGGTTCAAATGGATCGCCCGCGTCCCCGGGCTGCGCTACGGCTACGAGGAAGCCCTGGGCTACTGTGTCGCGCCGGAGCTCGTCCGGGACAAGGACGGGATCTCCGCGGCCGTGCTCATTGCCGAACTGGCTGCCGCTGCCAAAGCGGACGGAAAGACGGTCTTCGACACCCTGGACGAGCTCTACCTCGTGCACGGGCTGCACGCGAGTGACCAGCTCAGCATCCGGGTGGCGGACCTCGGACTGCTGGACGCCATGATGAACCGGCTGCGGGTCAGCCCGCCGGAATCGTTCGGCGGCTCCGCCGTCGACGCCGTCACCGACCTCGCCGAAGGCAGCGAACACCTCCCGCCGACCGAGGGCCTGCTCTACCTGACCAGGGACCTCAGCCGGGTCATCATCCGCCCCAGCGGGACGGAACCGAAATTGAAGTGCTACCTGGAGGTAATCCGGAGCGTCGACTCCGCCGCGGAACTCCCGGAGGCACGCCTGCAGGCCCGCGCGGCGCTCGATGCCGTCCTCGCGGACGTCCGCGAGGCGCTCGGACTCTAG
- a CDS encoding NYN domain-containing protein, whose amino-acid sequence MVTQSAIFVDAGFLLAVGGTQVAGTSLRSAFRVDFERLIRGILDRTVEHSGLNALRVYWYDASKDALFTDQHKQIGLLPDVKVRLGRISFSGEQKGVDLKLGLDLVGVARNRAASIAYLVSGDDDLAEAVEEAQDLGMKVVLVGLENPGHRLGVMSVAEHLALRVDSIITLPAELIEACFTKSVTEAPRPSTDAAAPAGTDLAGPVPKPAAPPAAKPGPPRKPFHPAVPRPHPAEAHIVYSSGGSSGHTPHFEDTAMDVARDVGESVAASWYGTVFQGDLNDLLADRPILPVEIDRVLLKDCAQRIGEYKTDLQGVRRALREAFWQKLDELI is encoded by the coding sequence ATGGTCACGCAGAGTGCAATATTCGTTGACGCCGGATTCCTGCTGGCCGTCGGAGGTACCCAGGTTGCCGGGACGTCCCTGCGGTCGGCCTTCCGGGTGGACTTCGAGCGGCTCATCCGGGGCATCCTGGACCGTACCGTCGAGCACTCCGGGCTCAACGCCCTGCGGGTTTACTGGTACGACGCCTCTAAAGACGCCCTCTTCACGGACCAGCACAAACAGATCGGCCTCCTGCCGGACGTGAAGGTCCGGCTCGGCCGCATCTCTTTCAGTGGTGAGCAGAAGGGCGTTGACCTCAAGCTTGGACTGGATCTGGTCGGGGTGGCCCGGAACCGGGCGGCGTCGATCGCCTACCTGGTCTCCGGCGACGATGACCTTGCGGAGGCCGTCGAGGAGGCGCAGGACCTCGGCATGAAAGTGGTGCTGGTGGGTCTTGAAAACCCCGGGCACCGGCTCGGCGTGATGTCCGTGGCGGAGCATCTGGCCCTGCGGGTGGACAGCATCATCACTCTTCCCGCGGAACTCATCGAGGCCTGCTTCACCAAGTCGGTGACCGAGGCGCCGCGGCCCTCCACGGATGCGGCAGCGCCCGCCGGGACAGACCTCGCCGGTCCTGTCCCGAAACCGGCAGCGCCGCCGGCGGCCAAGCCGGGACCGCCGCGCAAGCCGTTCCATCCCGCGGTGCCGCGGCCGCACCCGGCCGAAGCCCACATCGTCTACAGCTCCGGCGGGTCATCGGGGCACACCCCGCACTTCGAGGACACCGCGATGGACGTTGCCCGGGACGTCGGGGAAAGTGTCGCCGCGAGCTGGTACGGAACCGTGTTCCAGGGGGATCTGAACGATCTACTGGCGGACCGGCCCATCCTGCCGGTCGAGATCGACAGGGTCCTGCTGAAGGACTGCGCGCAGCGCATCGGCGAGTACAAGACCGATCTCCAGGGGGTCCGCCGCGCGCTGCGCGAAGCGTTTTGGCAGAAGCTCGACGAGCTCATCTAG